Sequence from the Camarhynchus parvulus chromosome 1, STF_HiC, whole genome shotgun sequence genome:
CTTGTCAGTGTGCCTAAAATGCATAAAGTGAATTCCTGCTATAGAGTAGCTCCAACATGTCGACAACATGATTTGCAAGTCTGCCTTCTCAGACCTCCAAACAAGGTGGCTGCACACACAAGAAGGCTCTTCTGATGAGTTACAGCAGCCTCTCATAGAACAGAAGATAGGCTTGGGAGCTCAGCACTTTGGACACAGAGACAGGTTGTACATGGGTATCGCTGATGTGGAACCACTGACCTTCGACTGGCTCAATTTCTGaagctgtgaaaggaaaaatttagGAGTAAAAGTTACTACAAAGAATTGAAGCAATCAGTTCTATTACTGTTCTTCAGCAAAAATCATAGAGtacaatcatagaatcattgagttggaaaagaccttcaagatgGAATCGAACCTGTTAATCATTCCCTTGTTAACCAGACCAGAGGACTAAGTGCTATATCTGGTTGTCCgctgaacacctccagggatggggatgtcGCCACATCcttgggcagccccttccaatgcttaaccactattttgtcctcttttcttcctaatgtccaacttgaacctcccctggcacagcttgaggccatttcctctcgtcctgtcactggttgcctgggaacagagctggaTGTCCACCTTGCTACgccctcctttcaggcagttttgGAGTGAGAAGATCTCgcctgagcctccttttcttcaggctgagcccttccagctccctcagccactccttaTATCATTTCACTAGCTTCACTGCCTTTCTCAGAGAACTTATCAGCCgtggcaggaggttggaactacatgatctttaagaccccttccaacccaaaccattttgtgattctgtaagaaataatttgtaaaatatttctaatgatTTACCTTGAGATTGTCCTCGAAGAACAAGATCACAGAGGTGGTTGTTCATAGCTCTCATTTTAACATAGGCAGTGTAGTGCCCAGACCTCATTGTTCCACTGTGTTCGACAACTCCATAGAGAGAGTACAATACCTTTGTATTCCCTTCAGCCACATTCTAGAAAACCACAAGTTCAGCTATGTCAGCCAAGTGCTGGCTTTTGAAGAATTGTAAgctctttgatttttttgctgaTGAAATGGAAACTGATCATTAGAGATTCATGCAAGCACCACAGTTATGAGCAGTGAAGTACAAGTTATCACACAAAGTAACAGGCTTGACAAACATTGTACAAAGATTTTGCTATGCAGCTTTGTTGTGAAAGCACATTAGAACATGGGAAAGGAGAATCTGATTGTTTTCCCACTTACTTTACATTTAGCTGTACAGAAAGGAGCCAAGTCTATCACTTCTGGGAACTTGATATGCCTGTTAACCTTCTGCAGATTAAATCCAGCCTTAAACAACCAAAGTAGAGGGAAAACCCCATCATGTTAAAATGGAGCATACTAAAACCACGCTTAGTTACTAAATGTTTCAGGTTAAAGTTTCAACAATACAAATTAGTTTTACATTacacaaaactgagaaaaaacagcttttttttctctgatgtcCAGTATTCCAGTATTATTTCCTTCAGCTCACTCATACATTAATGTAATAGTAgcaaaagtggaaaaagaatCAGCTCTAATGCACTTCAGTAACTATGAGGACAACTCTGGCTTCTCAGATACTGTAACATGCCTGAGGATCTGATCTTAGAACACCCGAACTGACGCAAACTGCTCCCACCTTAATCAAACAATCGCCCAGTAtcaaactggaaaaacaaaaggagatgatgataaatgttattttcttcatattacAGTCTCTTGGATCAGGCtacacatttccattttctataTGAAATTGGTTTTCATCTAATTAAACTTGCCTCCCTTAGTTTTCAAGTATATTGaccaaaaacaccaaacaggTTTAAATTTAGAGGTACTGTCTCcgtttcctttcctccttctctcttgAAAAGCTAAAGCCCCGAGTTCAAAATTTTTCTACAACTTGGGAATAAACAGGTAAGTGACTTCAGTGTCTGTAAATAAAACTTAAgttacttttctttcctttcatccttccttctgctccacTAGGCTCAGAATCCTCTCTTTTCCACTTCTGACAACTTTTTACTTATTTGTTACTAGCAAAGGATCCCATTTACCTATACCTACTGAAATATATGAGCCCATGAGCAGCTGTAATAGTAGGAAACCATTAATGCTAAGATTCTGCTTAATACAGTAAGCAGTAAGAATAATGAGGGAATATGTTGTGAATACATtcacaaaacagtattttccagTTAATTAAGGGAATATTCTTTCAGGGAAACACACCTTAGTGCCTCAAAGACCACAAAAGACAATGCCACATATGAATGCCTTccaaactttgggaaaaaacccagactagttttaaagaaaataaaagtaacgTTAGCATGTTTTCAAGTTAAGCTAATACTACATGCATATGTACATGTATATACATATTAACTTGAGGCTATATACAAGAATCAGCCTGCTACTTACCTGCTGAAACCTCTTTAAGTGAAGGGTTAAAATTGGAGGAGCTAGAGAGATGAGCATCTGCTTTTTGGCATTAGTATAAACACACTTCTTTTCacctgcagaaaagaaaaatcaccaaaGATTAAAACAAGTGTTTTATATCAAAACAAATGTTAcagcaggaatttatttttactatttaaaCTGTTACAATGTCATCTATTATAAGACCTGAGAAGCTGAGCATTCCCCTTTAATACAATGAATGAAAGTAGACAAAGTTATACAAGGGATAATCCCCCCACCCTTTACCCACTGAAGAAGCAGACAGGGATAtgtttaaagttttcttttaaaaaagtctgTCATACTTATGTTGTTCTTTGGTCCACAATGCCTTTGTGTACACACATCACACAGTAGTTTATTGGTCTCGGTAAGTGTTTCATTACGGGTAAATTGATACAAACAATGATGGACTGAATCTTCCTCAGGGTTTAGCTCTTCCCTGTTCGCCAGAGTACAAAATGCCATTTCGGGGTCATCTGTAGATACTTCGCACGTCTTGTTAGGAACAGGCTGAAGGCCATCCAAGGTATTTGTGTCACTCGTGTCACTGGCACCCAAGTGGAGTTTTGAGAAGTCCGTAACAAGCTTTTCCTCATCTTCATTGTCATCATCCTCCTCTTTCAAAGACAGGTTGTCAAGGCCATTGACAAACTTCATAGGAGAATCTAAGCCGTCCATAGAGAGATCCATGAGTGACTTGTTTTCTTCCCACTCTTGTTCTGGCTTTCCTCCATTTTCATGCCTGCTCTGAATTTCTGTACTATTCCCCTGTATACTCAAGTCTTTCTGAGCTAAGCAGTAATCTTTGCAATCATGTGATGATTCCTCCTCTTGCTTCTTATCAAGAGTTTCGGAGCTCATTTCAGTATCTGATTCTTGGTTGTACTTGACATCTATCTCTGGCTGTTCAGTTGTGCAGAGATCTGTCAAGTGAAGCACCTTTCCTTGAAGTTTTTCCTGCCGGCGTTGGCTCTGCTCATTTGAATACATAATAAACAAGAGTACAAAAAACAAAGTAAGTATAAATTACATTTAGCATTTCTTAATACTTCTTTGTAATCTTTGTTGCATGCCATAGATGCACAAGGCAGGAGGGGGAAGAATAATCTATGATTTAATGATCAGAGGTAATCAGTTCCACCAATACTGAATTTATCCTCACTCAGACATAGTTCCTACTGCTCCCTGTTATACAGTATCATCAAAAGACAGCTAATGATGCCTTTGCTATCTTCCTGATCTTTCTTGTGTCTGTATTCTGAAGTTTTGTGAATATTCTTGCAATCAATGACTGGAAAAAAGTATGATACAAATTAAGGCTTCTTCAGATAGGCAACAAATTCTACTggatattattatattattccTACCCAGCAATGCTCAACAGAACATCTTAACACCAAAGACATGGGTATAATTGGCCTTTTAGTTGTACATTTTGAAAAGATGAGAAGTTCTAATCtatcttttctttcatgtaaactaaggaaacaaaaaataatttcttgaacAGAAACAGCAAGCACAAAGTGAAATACCTATCCAAACCAaccttggctttttttttggcctgtttcttcatttttttctgaaggtgCTTACTTGTACCACGGGGCTCATATTTCTGCTTAAGGTAATGGTCATCAATTTTATCCTCTTCATCTtcagattctttttctttgttttttttaacattttctctctttgtaattttccctttctacaaaacccaaaaagccaCAGAACAATCACAGAAATAGAGATGTTATCTGAGTTTTGAACTTAAGTTAACATTTTAATGATGTAACGTACAACTCACTCACACCCTGATGTTAATGGAAGGAGTGTCTCACTTCAGAGAGTCCATATGAAACAGAATGAAACAGTATGAAAAGTAAGGCTATTGAGGGCCAAAATCTAAACCTGTAAAGGGGCAACATCACCTTTGCCTCTAACAGATCTCATTAAATACATTGAAGAGTAATGCTTTACACAAGCAGAGACATTTTCTGTTGAACTGTCTGCCACAGAATTTGTTTGCTTCTGCTAAAAGGAAACTTGTTTGTGGCCGAAGTCATGACCCCTTTGGCTCTGGGGATTCTATTCCAATGTTTATGAGTAAACAGTGCTAcacaaaaaatctgaaatattacACATAGAGATTATCAATACAAAACATAAAGCAAATCAAGTACTTTGAGTGTCTGAAGATTAATCAAATAAGTATTCACATACTATCCTATCAACACTTCTTATCTTTATTCCATAACCTGAATATTAGGAGAGGTGTTCTTGAACTCGGTGCAggaaaatggatgaaaaatgtgaaaacaaacCCCCAAGGAACTCAAACAATCTGTGTGATTTTCCAGAGACAATTTATAAGCCACAAGTTACAGGAATTACTCTCATTAAAAATCTTATTCTCTGTCTTTCTGGGCAATTTTGACTTGCAAAAGAGACTTCTAGAAAGAAGCTGAAATACTCTTCCTAACGACTGTATAATAAGTGTTTTcacatgaataaaaaaaataaaagctgaaaagtACCTATGACTGTTTCTTACCTGAACATCTAGTACAGGAAGTGACAAATCAAGGAAAGACTCATGGACCAAGGACACCTTTAAATGAATAATCAAGAGAACAATTTAATTTCGTTTGGAAACAGCTGGCTTGCTGTCAATAGGTGTATTTGCACACGTGCATTCAAGGCCCGCTTTTACTTGTGCACTCAACTGTAAAACACGGCTCATTTACCTCCACAAATAGCTTCCAATGACCAAAAATCCAGCAGTCACATTACCACAGAAATGAGCAGGAAATACTTTTATGAATTTCAGTTATCTAGTGAGACTGCACCTTAGGTCCTAAGAGACTCATAGCTGTAATCCATCATGATATTCAACTAGCCCATTTGCTAATACACTCAATTACTTCATTCTCAGGATATATTATCCCAATAGCATCTTCTTAACTGTCCTCCTGGCACTCCCACGGATTTTTCATTGTGGTAAAGGGGAAAATGTAATCCCctgaatgaaaaaggaaagggcCCCATAACAATTAATTTGCTCTACGATCTGTACCACTGGAAAGTGTTCACTGGGAATCTAGGAGAGAATTCTGGCAGAGGCAGCTTGCTGTTTCTGACCTCTTTTTCTGGAAGGCTTTTGAAAGGCACTGCAAGATTAACTTTAAAACACAATGGAAGAAAGATTCCAGCCAAATCATCCTCCTTTTTGTAAAGCATGCAGCTAGTCAAGTCTTATTTCTACAGTCACTTTGGGGTTCTCCTGCAGATTACAGGACA
This genomic interval carries:
- the USP16 gene encoding ubiquitin carboxyl-terminal hydrolase 16 isoform X2, producing MGKKRIKGKTAQSDESPDILKPVCKHIRKGLDQGHVRKALQNVEGHVCQDCKADSKTQEKAEEEETDEGTSIWLCLKCGHRGCDRNSPDQHALKHYETPRSDPHCLVLNLDYWSVWCYICDNEVPYKTSTLLGQTVDFVRKQVVIDSSHAVEKQENKEVENKKVEKDSKNKQGKEVSLKEENSYSTANGEVTVKGLSNLGNTCFFNAVMQNLSQTPILRELLKEAKIPGTAIKIESPELCMEPQLIKLDQPGPLTLAMHQFVTEMQETKKGVVTPKELFAQVCKKAIRFKGYQQQDSHELLRYLLDGMRAEEIQQISIGMLKALSDSNKQNEEELKKKIKEYEKKKGIQSFVDRIFGGELTSTIMCEECRTVSLVHESFLDLSLPVLDVQKGKITKRENVKKNKEKESEDEEDKIDDHYLKQKYEPRGTSKHLQKKMKKQAKKKAKSQRRQEKLQGKVLHLTDLCTTEQPEIDVKYNQESDTEMSSETLDKKQEEESSHDCKDYCLAQKDLSIQGNSTEIQSRHENGGKPEQEWEENKSLMDLSMDGLDSPMKFVNGLDNLSLKEEDDDNEDEEKLVTDFSKLHLGASDTSDTNTLDGLQPVPNKTCEVSTDDPEMAFCTLANREELNPEEDSVHHCLYQFTRNETLTETNKLLCDVCTQRHCGPKNNISEKKCVYTNAKKQMLISLAPPILTLHLKRFQQNVAEGNTKVLYSLYGVVEHSGTMRSGHYTAYVKMRAMNNHLCDLVLRGQSQASEIEPVEGQWFHISDTHVQPVSVSKVLSSQAYLLFYERLL
- the USP16 gene encoding ubiquitin carboxyl-terminal hydrolase 16 isoform X3; translation: MKHQDQIPTVWFSIWTTGVCDRCYICDNEVPYKTSTLLGQTVDFVRKQVVIDSSHAVEKQENKEVENKKVEKDSKNKQGKEVSLKEENSYSTANGEVTVKGLSNLGNTCFFNAVMQNLSQTPILRELLKEAKIPGTAIKIESPELCMEPQLIKLDQPGPLTLAMHQFVTEMQETKKGVVTPKELFAQVCKKAIRFKGYQQQDSHELLRYLLDGMRAEEIQQISIGMLKALSDSNKQNEEELKKKIKEYEKKKGIQSFVDRIFGGELTSTIMCEECRTVSLVHESFLDLSLPVLDVQKGKITKRENVKKNKEKESEDEEDKIDDHYLKQKYEPRGTSKHLQKKMKKQAKKKAKSQRRQEKLQGKVLHLTDLCTTEQPEIDVKYNQESDTEMSSETLDKKQEEESSHDCKDYCLAQKDLSIQGNSTEIQSRHENGGKPEQEWEENKSLMDLSMDGLDSPMKFVNGLDNLSLKEEDDDNEDEEKLVTDFSKLHLGASDTSDTNTLDGLQPVPNKTCEVSTDDPEMAFCTLANREELNPEEDSVHHCLYQFTRNETLTETNKLLCDVCTQRHCGPKNNISEKKCVYTNAKKQMLISLAPPILTLHLKRFQQAGFNLQKVNRHIKFPEVIDLAPFCTAKCKNVAEGNTKVLYSLYGVVEHSGTMRSGHYTAYVKMRAMNNHLCDLVLRGQSQASEIEPVEGQWFHISDTHVQPVSVSKVLSSQAYLLFYERLL
- the USP16 gene encoding ubiquitin carboxyl-terminal hydrolase 16 isoform X1, with product MGKKRIKGKTAQSDESPDILKPVCKHIRKGLDQGHVRKALQNVEGHVCQDCKADSKTQEKAEEEETDEGTSIWLCLKCGHRGCDRNSPDQHALKHYETPRSDPHCLVLNLDYWSVWCYICDNEVPYKTSTLLGQTVDFVRKQVVIDSSHAVEKQENKEVENKKVEKDSKNKQGKEVSLKEENSYSTANGEVTVKGLSNLGNTCFFNAVMQNLSQTPILRELLKEAKIPGTAIKIESPELCMEPQLIKLDQPGPLTLAMHQFVTEMQETKKGVVTPKELFAQVCKKAIRFKGYQQQDSHELLRYLLDGMRAEEIQQISIGMLKALSDSNKQNEEELKKKIKEYEKKKGIQSFVDRIFGGELTSTIMCEECRTVSLVHESFLDLSLPVLDVQKGKITKRENVKKNKEKESEDEEDKIDDHYLKQKYEPRGTSKHLQKKMKKQAKKKAKSQRRQEKLQGKVLHLTDLCTTEQPEIDVKYNQESDTEMSSETLDKKQEEESSHDCKDYCLAQKDLSIQGNSTEIQSRHENGGKPEQEWEENKSLMDLSMDGLDSPMKFVNGLDNLSLKEEDDDNEDEEKLVTDFSKLHLGASDTSDTNTLDGLQPVPNKTCEVSTDDPEMAFCTLANREELNPEEDSVHHCLYQFTRNETLTETNKLLCDVCTQRHCGPKNNISEKKCVYTNAKKQMLISLAPPILTLHLKRFQQAGFNLQKVNRHIKFPEVIDLAPFCTAKCKNVAEGNTKVLYSLYGVVEHSGTMRSGHYTAYVKMRAMNNHLCDLVLRGQSQASEIEPVEGQWFHISDTHVQPVSVSKVLSSQAYLLFYERLL